The DNA region CCGCAGGCGTGTTACGGACGGACTACGCAGGCTTTTCCGTCCCGGGGCATCCGCGGCGCGAGGCGGCCGGCGCGCGTCTCAGAAGGTGACGGCGATCCCCGTGTGGGGCCGCTTGCCGAGCCGTACGACGGTGGCGGGCCGTTCCACGAGCCAGTACTTCCATGTGTACTTGCGGGCCAGCAGCTTGCGGACCGTCGCGGTCCCGGCCTCGTCGAGCAGCCGGGCCCTGCCCTCGGCGCTCGGCGCGCCTTCGGCGACCCGGCCGCGGACGTCGCAGACGGTGACGCGCACACGGCCGTCGCGGCGCAGCCGCTCGACCTTCC from Streptomyces sp. B1I3 includes:
- a CDS encoding PPOX class F420-dependent oxidoreductase; the encoded protein is MTLQDFARSEYVSLITYRKDGTPVATPVWAAAEDGVLYIWTRSDSWKVERLRRDGRVRVTVCDVRGRVAEGAPSAEGRARLLDEAGTATVRKLLARKYTWKYWLVERPATVVRLGKRPHTGIAVTF